The Pandoraea vervacti DNA window GTCTGGTCTGCCTGCACGGTGTAGACGAAGCTGCCTTGCGTGCCGCGCTGCACGGCCGCGCTTGGAATGAGTGTCGCGCCCTTGAGCGTGTCCACCAGCATCTTCACGTTGACGAACTGATTCGGGAAAAGCATGCCGTCCGCGTTGGCGAACTCGGCCTTGAGCTTTACCGTGCCCGTCGTGGTATCGATCTGGTTATCGATGGATGCAAGCTTGCCTTGCGCCAGCCGGATCTTGCCGGCGCGGTCGAAGGCCTCGACGGGCAGCGCTTCACCAGCGCGCGTGCGTGTGACGACCTTCGGCAGATTGTCTTCCGGAATCGTGTAGACGACCGTGATCGGCGTGACTTCGTTGATGATGACGATGCCGTTGGTGTCCGACGCATGGATGATGTTGCCCGGATCCACCTGACGCAGGCCCGCAAGGCCCGAGACTGGCGCACTCACACTCGCATATGTCAATTGCAGTCGGGCGTTATCGAGTTGCCCCTGATCCGACTTGACGGTCCCTTCGTACTGCTTGACGAGGGCCCGCTGGGTGTCGACCGTTTGTGTCGCGATCGAATCCTGCTTGAGCAGCGTTTCGTATCGGGCGAGGTCGAGCTGCGCGTTCTTGAGCAGCGCCTGATCGCGCGCCAGCTGGCCTTCCATCTGGGTGACCTGCACCTGGAACGGTCGCGGATCGATCTCGGCGAGCAACTGCCCGGCTTTGACGAGGTCGCCTTCCTTGAAATGCACCTTCATCAGTTGGCCGTCCACCCGCGAATGCACGGTGACGCTTCGTGTCGGCGTGACGGTACCTAGCCCGTTGAGGAACACCGGCAGATCGCCCGTTTTCGCAACGACGGCAGTCACCGGGGTCGCCGGCGCCCCCGCGCCGGCCATGCCGCCGGGCGGTCCACCGCGACGACCGCCGGTCTGCGCCTGGCCGCTGGCATTTTGCGAATGCAGGCGGTAGTAGACACCCCCGGCGATGAGCACGACGATCAGTCCGATCACCCCCGGCACGAGCCAGCGGCGCGTGCGCGACGGCGCGGGGGATGACGAAACCGCGGGTGTTGGCGGCGCCTGCGGGGCAGGCGAACGCTCAGAACCGTTCGGTTTATCGGAACCGTGGGGACCGTGCTCGGTCATGACTTCCTCGTAACAGCGGAGTAGTTGGCGGATTCGTCCAATCCGGACGACGTTCTTTTTTATCGGATTGCTGCGTCGCGGCAAATCGCCCGAAACGTCGGAAACGCCCGGACGACGACGCACACTTCATTGGCTGATCAGCATAGCAGACGCTTGCAACAGGTTGATGCGATGGCTTGTTACAAGTGCTTTCTCTGTGCCGGCGCTCGGAAAGATCCGATGCAGCAGAAAGACCCGCCGCATCGGCGAAAGGTTCTCGATTCAGGTGCGATTGGCCGCTGTGGCGGGCTTCGCATCGCCCGACCGAGCCTTACCGATCCTTACCGAGCCTTACCGCGCCTTACCATGCACGAGCACGCCTTGCCGTGATTTGCCTCGCCGCAGCGTTCTCGTGACATGAGACGTGCAGCTGGGTAGGAATCGACTTCCGGAAAACGGTGAATCGGGAAGTCTGATTAAGAGAACGAACTTTACGCGACGCCCGCGAAATTCATGCGTCATCGAAGCTCGCTCTATTATTACGCATCGTTACAGGCGACCAAGACTGTAATTTCCGGAAACAAAACACGTGCAAAGCTGTGCAGGGAGGCCACTATCATGACGACACAACCTGTCCGAACGAATATGAAGATTCTTGTTGTCGACGACGATCCCGATCTGCGTGACCTGCTGCGCGAGTATTTGAGCCGCCACGGCTTCTCCGTGGCGGTGATGCACGATGGCGAAGGGCTGGCTGCGCGCCTCGAGCGGGAGCGCCCCGCCCTGATCGTGCTCGATCTCATGATGCCCAAGATCGACGGGCTGACCGCGCTGCGCGACCTGCGCGCGCGAAATGACGACGTGCCGGTCATTCTGCTGACCGCGCGCAGTGACGAGATCGATCGTATCGTGGGGCTGGAAATCGGCGCCGACGATTACCTTGGCAAGCCCTTCAGCCCGCGTGAGCTGCTCGCCCGTATCAACGCCGTGCTGCGTCGTCGCAAGACCCCGGACGCGGCCGTGCCGGAACAGCGCGAAAACTACGCGTTCGGGCCGTTCATGCTCGACTTCCGCAGCCGCACGCTCACGCGCGACGCGCAGTTGCTCACGCTCTCGGACGGTGAGTACGGATTGCTGCGTCTGCTCGTGAACCATGCCATGCAGGTACTTTCGCGCGAACGCATCATCGAATTGCTGTACGGCGCGGACAGCGACGTCAACGACCGCGGCATCGACGTGCAGATCTGGCGCCTGCGCCGTCTGCTCGACGAAGACGCGCAGAGCCCGCGCTTCATCCAGACCGTGCGTGGACGCGGTTACATCTTCGTTCCGGACGGCCAACGCGCCGACATGGCTGCCGGTTGATGCGTCGGCCATCCGCATTCGACACGTGCCCGACGTGCCGCACCGACACTAGGTACGGCGTTGCCATCGTTTCGCTCGGCGACGCCACTTCCCGGTCTGGCGAGGACTCCGGCATGCAGCCGATATCGTTTTCATTCGCCCCGCCGGCGCATGCGTTGCCTACGGTAGCGACGGCACCGGCGGCCCGGTCGCGGAGCCCTCTATGAAAGGCCGTTTCGATACGCTGTTCGGCCGGCTCGCCCTGCTGATCATCGCCGCGCTGGTCATCAGCCACTTCTCCTATCTCACGATCCTTCGCAGCGATCACGACGACACGCGCGTGCAGAACGCCGCCGAGCAGATGGCCTTCATCATCAAGGCTGCATCGGAGGTCCATGAGGGCAATTCGAACCTCACACTGCCCGATCTCGTGCAGGTGGTGCCCGTCTCGCTCGCGCATGGCGACGTGTTCGAGCCCGCCAACAAGAGCGCACGCCTGACGACGGAACTCGCCCGCCGCCTGCCTGCCGGCACGCAATTGCGTGTGGAGCACACGCCGCCA harbors:
- a CDS encoding MdtA/MuxA family multidrug efflux RND transporter periplasmic adaptor subunit, with product MTEHGPHGSDKPNGSERSPAPQAPPTPAVSSSPAPSRTRRWLVPGVIGLIVVLIAGGVYYRLHSQNASGQAQTGGRRGGPPGGMAGAGAPATPVTAVVAKTGDLPVFLNGLGTVTPTRSVTVHSRVDGQLMKVHFKEGDLVKAGQLLAEIDPRPFQVQVTQMEGQLARDQALLKNAQLDLARYETLLKQDSIATQTVDTQRALVKQYEGTVKSDQGQLDNARLQLTYASVSAPVSGLAGLRQVDPGNIIHASDTNGIVIINEVTPITVVYTIPEDNLPKVVTRTRAGEALPVEAFDRAGKIRLAQGKLASIDNQIDTTTGTVKLKAEFANADGMLFPNQFVNVKMLVDTLKGATLIPSAAVQRGTQGSFVYTVQADQTVKLKTVKLGPTDGTHTAVESGIEPGEKLVIDGMDKLRDGAKVEVITPESRAAAVAPREPGEKRSGNGGAHRRQGQ
- a CDS encoding response regulator, encoding MKILVVDDDPDLRDLLREYLSRHGFSVAVMHDGEGLAARLERERPALIVLDLMMPKIDGLTALRDLRARNDDVPVILLTARSDEIDRIVGLEIGADDYLGKPFSPRELLARINAVLRRRKTPDAAVPEQRENYAFGPFMLDFRSRTLTRDAQLLTLSDGEYGLLRLLVNHAMQVLSRERIIELLYGADSDVNDRGIDVQIWRLRRLLDEDAQSPRFIQTVRGRGYIFVPDGQRADMAAG